In Pseudomonas putida, a genomic segment contains:
- a CDS encoding HK97 family phage prohead protease, which translates to MASLECPFELKSVDEAGNFEGYAAVFNNVDLGDDVIVPGAFTRVKATRGGKLKLALYHDLTRLVGAADYSQDDHGLLVKGQVNLNVSYARDAYELMKAEVLDSMSIGFNTIKADFEDRAGRRVRVIKEAELWEASFVPFGMNPEAHVLSVKSDIRLFEKALRERMGLSQKEAAAVASLGYTALRRDGGSEATAIVDELKEIPNLFTQYFGVSP; encoded by the coding sequence ATGGCGAGCCTTGAATGCCCATTCGAACTCAAGTCCGTTGACGAAGCCGGAAATTTCGAGGGCTACGCCGCGGTATTCAATAACGTGGACCTTGGCGACGACGTGATCGTGCCAGGGGCATTCACCAGGGTGAAGGCAACCCGCGGCGGCAAGCTCAAGCTTGCCCTGTACCACGACCTGACCCGCCTGGTCGGCGCTGCCGATTACAGCCAAGACGACCATGGCCTGCTGGTGAAAGGCCAGGTCAACCTCAATGTGAGCTACGCCCGCGATGCCTACGAGCTGATGAAGGCCGAAGTCCTCGACAGCATGTCGATCGGCTTCAACACCATCAAGGCCGATTTCGAGGATCGCGCTGGCCGGCGCGTGCGCGTTATCAAGGAGGCCGAACTCTGGGAGGCCTCCTTCGTACCGTTCGGCATGAACCCTGAGGCTCATGTCCTCAGCGTCAAGTCGGACATCAGGCTTTTCGAGAAGGCCCTGCGCGAACGCATGGGTCTCTCGCAGAAGGAAGCGGCGGCAGTCGCTTCGCTCGGCTACACCGCGCTACGCCGTGACGGCGGGAGCGAGGCCACGGCGATCGTGGATGAGCTGAAAGAAATTCCCAACTTGTTCACCCAATATTTCGGAGTGTCGCCATGA
- a CDS encoding phage portal protein, whose amino-acid sequence MAFKWYNPATWGFFGFTDPTTGDYVEVDLEVGGKRTKSGVRVSPKTALSISMVWSCVKILSESLSGLPLKLYEDKDGGRALVTGNDRMLKLLRKPNPYMTMLNFLKFVVVNMALRGNAFALIERNIHGDPIGLVPLDWRTVKIDTDDDLLYVVTPSEGDPFPVSPENMLHFKLFSLDGVVGLSPIEHQAETMGLAKAGQQWSARFMRKGGFTGGYVIYEQFLTKAQQAQVMEKFPDVRKADADDIGKMAILQGNPKIVPAGISQKDAQFIESQQFQEEALAGIYGVPLWLANRAGKTSIMGSNLEQQLTGYITFGLKPFIDAVEDEFNDKLYRTASRFCEFAVEGLLRADSAGRATYYGSALGGSGGSGWMTINEVRVKENLPPLEGEEYNRVTRWEMEKNGEP is encoded by the coding sequence ATGGCATTCAAATGGTACAACCCCGCGACCTGGGGATTCTTCGGCTTCACCGATCCGACCACGGGCGACTATGTCGAGGTTGACTTAGAGGTGGGTGGCAAGCGCACTAAGTCTGGTGTTCGGGTATCCCCCAAAACTGCACTGTCGATCAGTATGGTCTGGTCCTGCGTCAAGATCCTTTCCGAGTCACTGAGCGGCCTGCCGCTCAAGCTGTACGAGGACAAGGATGGAGGCCGAGCGTTGGTCACCGGCAACGACCGGATGCTCAAGCTGCTGCGCAAGCCGAACCCCTACATGACCATGCTGAACTTCCTGAAGTTCGTGGTCGTGAACATGGCGTTACGGGGCAACGCATTTGCGTTGATCGAGCGGAACATCCACGGCGACCCGATAGGCCTGGTGCCCCTGGATTGGCGGACGGTCAAGATCGACACCGACGATGACCTGCTTTATGTGGTCACGCCAAGTGAGGGCGATCCCTTCCCGGTGTCGCCTGAGAACATGCTCCACTTCAAGTTGTTCAGCTTGGACGGCGTCGTGGGGCTGTCGCCAATCGAGCACCAGGCCGAAACCATGGGCCTGGCGAAGGCTGGCCAACAATGGTCGGCGCGGTTCATGCGCAAGGGCGGCTTCACGGGCGGTTACGTCATATACGAGCAGTTCCTCACCAAGGCCCAGCAGGCCCAGGTGATGGAGAAGTTCCCGGATGTGCGTAAGGCCGACGCGGACGACATCGGCAAGATGGCCATCTTGCAGGGTAACCCGAAGATCGTCCCGGCAGGTATCAGTCAGAAGGATGCGCAGTTCATCGAGTCTCAGCAGTTCCAAGAGGAGGCGCTGGCGGGCATTTATGGCGTGCCGCTCTGGCTAGCCAACCGCGCCGGCAAGACCTCGATCATGGGCTCCAACCTCGAGCAGCAGCTCACCGGCTACATCACCTTCGGTCTCAAGCCCTTCATCGACGCGGTGGAGGACGAATTCAACGACAAGCTCTACCGAACGGCCTCGCGCTTCTGCGAGTTCGCCGTCGAGGGTCTGCTGCGTGCGGATAGTGCCGGTCGTGCCACCTACTACGGAAGTGCACTGGGCGGCTCTGGGGGCTCCGGCTGGATGACCATCAATGAAGTCCGCGTGAAAGAGAACCTGCCTCCCCTGGAAGGCGAAGAATACAACCGGGTCACCCGGTGGGAGATGGAGAAAAATGGCGAGCCTTGA
- a CDS encoding terminase large subunit yields MLWTTACPDWWRRLAAGESIIPEPLFPQEAEESLEVFKGLRIVDAPGSPTIESACAPWVLAFAGAVFGSYNTETGERLIREFMLCIPKKNSKSTIAAAIMLTALVRNWRMSAEFIILAPTKEIADNAFVPAKDMVNNDEELKDLLHVQPHLRLITHRETGATLKVVAADSDVVGGKKAVGVLIDEAWLFGKNPKAADMIREATGGLLSRPEGFIIWLTTQSNEPPAGVFRSKLSYARGVRDGRIDDNRFLPIIYEFSKEMIDSGAARRPENFHLVNPNMGYSVDRPTLVRLHMQAEIDGEAEMRGFLAKHLNIEIGLALMSDSWVGAAFWEPQAREGMTLDDLLEQCEVIVAGVDGGGLDDLLGLAVIGRVRESRTWLHWAHAWAHPSVLERRKSEAPRLLDMKATGDVTIVDKIGDDVDQLAAIVSRINQAGLLDKVGLDPAGIGAVLDALADVEIDEEQVVGISQGWKLTGAIKTTERRLAEGSFIHCGQPLMAWSCGNAKGVPSANAFLITKQASGTAKIDPLMATFNAVSLMALNPEARGGLDDYLNHGFFGLVG; encoded by the coding sequence ATGCTTTGGACTACAGCCTGCCCTGACTGGTGGCGGCGACTGGCTGCCGGCGAATCGATCATCCCTGAACCGCTGTTCCCTCAAGAGGCTGAGGAAAGCCTCGAAGTATTCAAGGGGCTTCGCATTGTCGACGCTCCCGGCAGCCCAACCATCGAGAGCGCGTGTGCCCCTTGGGTGCTCGCTTTCGCAGGGGCGGTGTTCGGCAGCTACAACACCGAGACCGGCGAGCGCCTGATCCGGGAGTTCATGCTGTGCATCCCGAAGAAAAACAGCAAGTCGACCATCGCTGCCGCGATCATGCTGACGGCCCTGGTCCGCAATTGGCGGATGTCGGCCGAGTTCATCATCCTCGCCCCGACCAAAGAGATTGCCGACAACGCCTTCGTGCCGGCCAAGGACATGGTCAACAACGATGAGGAACTGAAGGACCTGCTGCACGTCCAGCCGCACCTCAGGCTGATCACCCACCGCGAGACGGGTGCAACCTTGAAGGTGGTGGCCGCCGACAGCGACGTTGTGGGTGGCAAGAAAGCGGTAGGCGTGCTGATCGATGAGGCCTGGCTGTTCGGCAAGAACCCCAAGGCTGCGGACATGATTCGTGAGGCCACTGGCGGCCTGCTGTCGCGGCCTGAGGGCTTCATCATTTGGCTGACCACGCAATCGAACGAGCCGCCGGCGGGTGTGTTCCGTTCCAAGCTGAGCTATGCCCGCGGTGTGCGCGACGGTCGCATCGACGACAACCGCTTCCTCCCGATCATCTACGAATTCTCCAAGGAGATGATCGATAGCGGCGCGGCCAGGCGGCCCGAGAACTTCCACCTGGTCAACCCGAACATGGGTTACTCGGTGGACCGTCCGACCCTGGTGCGGCTGCACATGCAGGCCGAGATCGACGGCGAGGCGGAGATGCGAGGCTTCCTGGCCAAGCACCTCAATATCGAGATTGGCCTCGCGCTGATGTCCGACAGCTGGGTCGGCGCTGCCTTCTGGGAACCCCAGGCGAGAGAGGGTATGACCCTCGACGACTTGCTCGAGCAGTGCGAGGTCATCGTCGCGGGCGTCGACGGCGGCGGTCTGGATGACCTGCTTGGTCTGGCGGTTATCGGTCGGGTGCGTGAGTCCCGCACCTGGTTGCATTGGGCTCACGCCTGGGCCCATCCATCGGTACTTGAACGGCGAAAGTCAGAAGCGCCACGCCTGTTGGACATGAAGGCAACCGGTGACGTGACCATCGTGGACAAGATCGGCGACGACGTGGATCAGTTAGCCGCCATCGTTTCGCGGATCAACCAGGCGGGATTGCTCGACAAGGTCGGACTTGACCCCGCCGGCATCGGCGCCGTGCTGGATGCGCTGGCTGATGTCGAGATTGATGAAGAGCAGGTGGTCGGCATCTCGCAGGGTTGGAAGCTCACCGGCGCGATCAAGACGACCGAGCGGCGGCTCGCCGAGGGCTCGTTCATCCACTGTGGGCAACCGCTCATGGCCTGGTCGTGCGGCAACGCCAAAGGTGTGCCCTCGGCCAACGCCTTCCTGATCACCAAGCAAGCATCGGGCACCGCAAAAATTGACCCGCTCATGGCGACCTTTAACGCCGTGTCGCTGATGGCCCTCAATCCCGAGGCCCGCGGCGGTCTCGACGACTACCTCAACCACGGCTTCTTCGGATTAGTAGGCTGA
- a CDS encoding terminase small subunit yields MVLTDKQRQFVDAKAKGASNKTAAEAAGCKASTAAASGSRWMKDPKIAAAVLARKAELSVNPEPKSRARKAKGDETAGEPAEVNEADGEFLSCLPSTQDPLEWLLALMNEPRAKVFDRRNAAQTAVPYIHGKKAEAGKKEQKAEAAKVAGKGKYSQSKPPLTVVKG; encoded by the coding sequence ATGGTGTTAACAGACAAACAGCGACAGTTTGTTGACGCTAAGGCCAAGGGCGCGTCCAACAAAACAGCAGCGGAAGCCGCAGGCTGTAAGGCTTCGACCGCTGCAGCGTCGGGCTCTCGGTGGATGAAAGATCCCAAGATTGCCGCTGCAGTTCTGGCTCGCAAAGCAGAGCTGAGTGTTAACCCTGAGCCCAAGAGTCGAGCACGCAAAGCGAAGGGCGACGAAACCGCCGGAGAACCCGCCGAGGTCAACGAAGCTGACGGCGAGTTCCTCAGCTGCTTGCCCTCGACCCAGGACCCGCTGGAGTGGTTGCTGGCCTTGATGAACGAACCGAGGGCGAAGGTCTTCGACCGGCGCAACGCTGCGCAGACGGCCGTGCCCTACATCCACGGCAAGAAAGCCGAAGCCGGCAAAAAGGAACAGAAGGCGGAGGCCGCAAAGGTGGCCGGCAAGGGCAAGTACTCCCAAAGCAAGCCGCCCCTCACTGTCGTCAAGGGGTGA
- a CDS encoding HNH endonuclease: MARLKTLGSRIKESAGSRVKVVTPGSWRSGMTSSQRGYDYRWQKAREQYLRDNPLCVYCARQGRTTAANIVDHIVAHRGDKDLFWDQDNWQSLCKSCHDSVKQAEEAAGLAG; this comes from the coding sequence ATGGCCAGGCTCAAGACGCTCGGCTCCCGCATCAAGGAGAGCGCAGGCTCAAGGGTCAAGGTGGTGACACCTGGCAGTTGGCGAAGCGGCATGACCAGCTCCCAGCGTGGCTACGACTACCGCTGGCAGAAGGCACGCGAGCAGTACCTGCGAGACAACCCGCTGTGCGTGTACTGCGCTCGTCAAGGCCGAACCACCGCAGCCAACATCGTTGACCACATCGTCGCTCACCGAGGCGACAAGGATCTCTTCTGGGATCAGGACAACTGGCAGTCGCTGTGCAAGTCCTGCCACGACTCGGTCAAGCAGGCAGAGGAGGCTGCCGGCCTGGCTGGCTGA
- a CDS encoding chemotaxis protein gives MDPTDFGPGTATWLTGSGTVLLGGFLWLRKWLSRDAADRAMDTADIGVVRRLNELLDIEREARKEAEARADQFAKERNELAAAVGRMEGKIEALTGQVSQLTEKVTSQSAEISRLRSQLGGAN, from the coding sequence ATGGACCCGACCGACTTCGGCCCAGGCACAGCCACCTGGCTGACCGGCTCGGGCACTGTGCTGCTGGGCGGCTTCCTCTGGCTACGTAAGTGGCTCTCCAGGGATGCGGCAGACAGAGCAATGGACACCGCGGATATCGGCGTCGTCCGCCGGCTGAATGAGCTGTTGGATATCGAACGGGAGGCCCGCAAAGAAGCTGAGGCTCGGGCCGATCAGTTCGCCAAGGAGCGGAATGAACTCGCCGCTGCTGTTGGCCGGATGGAAGGGAAGATCGAAGCCCTGACAGGCCAGGTGTCGCAGCTCACTGAGAAGGTGACGAGCCAGAGCGCAGAGATCTCCAGGCTTCGTTCACAGCTTGGAGGTGCAAACTGA